In Thermococcus camini, a genomic segment contains:
- a CDS encoding proton-conducting transporter transmembrane domain-containing protein: MINELLIILLAPLIAGVIAWALDIRGLREGIGIIGAAVPLAMLAKLYSTVLSEPVEYSLTVSGFTLQFQLNTMSWYFAAVASLVGLAMAFGMAVTSRESYDWLFALMSFTGVLGVFLSQDFVGFFLLWELMTFASFMMVLRRNRHESLKYFVLSVIGAYAMLIAIGMLYAKTGALDFASIRQALYMDAAMGTITTREMAVIFGLFLTAFGVKAGAFPLHVWAPGAYSETDQSYTAFFSGALSKAGAYGFLLLYILMGYKLYAAFGTFHDHLVFAYIIAWIGAITVVVASFLAVLQEDIRKLFAYSSVGQVGYILLAFGLGSTLGFAGGLFHVLSHAVFKGLFWLVTAAIILQTGKTQFKDMGGLAEKMPFTFAMGLIAVLSLAGIPPLAGFASKWLIYEAAISAHMPLVAGAIFLGSGLAFAYVVRFLYAVWFGQRPSDLEDVKEAPLPLLIAMTILAIPNLLFGVAPGLVTGYINKMLGGEVVGGDYYKLVTPTGTYNALLVTIVLTIGLAIAGLIYLYGAKVRKISVTNTYQSGNPVTEEFNLSIRKNFYSPLAEALEFWLKYSWDRFYERLAGMAEDFADSLRQAFYNGNVQSYSWYLVIVLLILALWGVL, from the coding sequence ATGATTAACGAGCTGCTTATCATCCTCCTCGCGCCCCTGATTGCCGGTGTCATCGCATGGGCACTTGACATCAGGGGTCTCAGGGAGGGAATCGGCATCATCGGTGCCGCAGTACCTCTGGCCATGCTGGCCAAGCTTTACTCAACCGTCCTCAGCGAGCCGGTCGAGTACTCGCTCACCGTCAGCGGGTTCACCCTCCAGTTCCAGCTCAACACCATGAGCTGGTACTTCGCGGCCGTCGCTTCCCTCGTCGGCCTCGCGATGGCCTTTGGAATGGCCGTCACCTCGAGGGAGAGCTACGACTGGCTCTTCGCCCTGATGAGCTTCACAGGAGTGCTCGGCGTCTTCCTGAGCCAGGACTTCGTGGGCTTCTTCCTGCTCTGGGAGCTCATGACCTTTGCCAGCTTCATGATGGTGCTCAGGAGGAACAGGCACGAGTCCCTCAAGTACTTCGTGCTCAGCGTCATAGGCGCCTATGCCATGCTCATAGCCATTGGAATGCTCTACGCTAAGACCGGTGCCCTTGACTTTGCATCCATCCGGCAGGCGCTCTACATGGACGCAGCCATGGGCACTATAACGACCAGGGAGATGGCGGTGATATTCGGTCTCTTCCTGACCGCCTTCGGCGTCAAGGCCGGTGCCTTCCCGCTCCACGTCTGGGCGCCCGGAGCTTACAGCGAGACCGATCAGAGCTACACCGCCTTCTTCAGCGGCGCCCTCAGCAAGGCCGGGGCTTACGGTTTCCTCCTGCTCTACATCCTCATGGGCTACAAGCTCTACGCCGCCTTCGGAACCTTCCACGACCACCTGGTCTTCGCGTACATAATCGCCTGGATAGGTGCCATCACCGTCGTGGTAGCCAGCTTCCTGGCCGTTCTCCAGGAGGACATCAGGAAGCTCTTCGCCTACTCCTCCGTTGGCCAGGTCGGCTACATACTGCTTGCCTTCGGTCTCGGAAGCACCCTGGGATTCGCGGGAGGCCTCTTCCACGTGCTCAGCCACGCGGTCTTCAAGGGCCTCTTCTGGCTCGTCACGGCCGCCATAATCCTCCAGACCGGCAAGACCCAGTTCAAGGACATGGGCGGCCTTGCCGAGAAGATGCCGTTCACCTTCGCGATGGGTCTGATAGCGGTGCTCAGCCTGGCTGGAATCCCGCCGCTGGCGGGCTTCGCCAGCAAGTGGCTCATCTACGAAGCTGCTATAAGCGCCCACATGCCGCTCGTTGCCGGTGCGATATTCCTCGGAAGCGGCCTGGCCTTTGCCTATGTTGTCAGGTTCCTCTACGCGGTGTGGTTCGGTCAGAGGCCGAGCGACCTTGAGGACGTCAAGGAGGCCCCGCTACCGCTCCTGATAGCCATGACCATACTGGCCATCCCGAACCTGCTCTTCGGTGTGGCTCCGGGCTTGGTCACGGGGTACATCAACAAGATGCTCGGTGGAGAGGTAGTCGGCGGCGACTACTACAAGCTTGTCACCCCGACCGGAACCTACAACGCCCTGCTCGTGACGATAGTCCTCACGATAGGCCTCGCCATAGCCGGGCTGATATACCTCTACGGCGCAAAGGTGAGGAAGATAAGCGTGACCAACACCTACCAGTCCGGTAACCCGGTCACGGAGGAGTTCAACCTGAGCATCAGAAAGAACTTCTACAGCCCACTGGCCGAGGCCTTGGAGTTCTGGCTCAAGTACAGCTGGGACAGGTTCTACGAGCGCCTAGCGGGCATGGCGGAGGACTTCGCGGACTCTCTCAGGCAGGCGTTCTACAACGGCAACGTTCAGAGCTACTCATGGTATCTGGTGATAGTGCTCCTTATACTCGCGCTGTGGGGGGTGCTGTGA